The Aneurinibacillus migulanus genome contains the following window.
TAACGAGTAGGTAGTGTCTAGGAGAAGCACTGTATATTCATAAAGCTGATATGAAGAAATCCCTTTTTTATTTACAATTTTGGACTAATAACTAAGGCATATGTGAGTAAATACATAAGTTATATTGTCTTAATTCATCTGGTAAATAAATGGGTGAATATCTAGGTTCGGAGTGTTTGCAGGCGCATATCATGTAACTGTATCAAAAAAGACGAGGAGGAAACTACATGTATCATACAGATATGTATGGTTCACCGACTTACATGAATGAATACACACATCCTATACAATGGTATACATCATGTCGACAGTATCTTCACCGTTATGTACGAATAACTACAAAAGACGGAAATGTTTATGATGGATTTATTGCAGACGTAAATCCCGAGAATGTTACTCTTGCTATTCCCACGTGTGAAGCAGAGGGAGCAGACGATCGCCAGTTTGGTTTTGGTCGCCGTCGTTTTAGACGCTTAGCTCTTCCCTTATTTCTATTGTCTTCATTATTTTTGCTTCCCTTTTTTGGTGGAGGATTTCCCTATTGGTATTGATGATTGCTTAATGGTTTCTTTGATGTGGAGGAAAGAAAAAACAAAGCAAATGATAAAAAAAGCCGTTCGTTCTGATTCGAAGCGGCTTTTTGCTCTACATAGGAATAGCGACAAGGTTTTAACTTAATTTTCCGGTAGTCTTTGATAGGTTATGTTTTTTTATTCGTATTACAAAGTAAGTACCAATTAAAAGTAGCAAGGAGGGTAGCGCTCTTGAAAATAACAGAAGAAAATGCTGTACAACAAATCAAGAACCGTAATGAGAAGGCAATTGCTTTCATTATTCAAACGTATGGAAGCTTACTTACTGCCATCATCAAACGGCATGTGCATTATAATGAGCATAACGAAAAAATCGGACCTTCCATTCCAATTAAATAAATTTATAGAATCCGCTAAACATCTAAATTTAGCGGGGTTTTGTTATATTTTGAATTTTTTACCTTCTTAAACCTAATAATTCACCTGTTAAAATTTAGCACATTGAATGGTGCTGTTCAAAAAATAACGCCGTATACTGAAAAATAAAAGCGTATATGGAATATAAGAAGGCTGTTGAGAAGACCTCAACAGCTTTTTTAGTTAAACACATATTTCTTTGCATTACATGCAGAAAAAATGGTAAGAAATAAGTTTTGGGTTTAGAAGTTAGGTTTTTATCCAAAAATAGAACAAAGAAAGTTGAACGCTAAAAGGAGAAAATATGATTATTTTCATTGTGAATCCCGTTTCAGCAAATGGACGAGGGAAAAAAATATGGTCACAATTAGAACCTGTTTTGAAGGAAAGACAGCTTGCCTATACTGTTCATTTCACAACAGGCCCTAAGCATGCAACGTTTCTTGCAAAAGAAATACGAAAAGTATCAAAAGTAGAAGCGGTTATTGTTGTGGGAGGGGATGGTACATTGCATGAGGTGGCTCAGGGGCTAATTGGGACTGCTATTCCTCTTGGTTGTATTCCGGCAGGTTCAGGAAATGACTTCGCACGGGCTTTACATATTTCAACAAACAGTATAAAAGCTTTGGAAATGCTCCTTTCCTCTAAGCCGTATAAGATAGATGTTGCCGAAATTAACAATAGTTTCTTTGTTAATGGATCTGGTATTGGATTTGATGGTGCAGTAGCAAGAATGACGAATGGGTCAAAGATTAAATGTTGGCTAAACCGCATGAAATTAGGCAGGCTTGCCTACGTAATTATTGCGCTCAGGTTGCTGTGCACTTTTCGTCCAATGCCTCTTACCCTTACCATTGATGGGAGACGTTATTTTTATGACAATATATGGTTAATCGCTGTATCAAACATTCCGTTTTATGGAGGAGGTATGAGCGTTTGCCCTGATGCGATATATGATGACGGACTACTTGATTTGTGTATCGTGAGCAATATCAACCGGTTTCATTTTTTACGAAGTTTGATTAAAGTCTTCAAGGGAAAGCATACATCTGAACCAGGAATAATCATGATGCGCGGGAGAAAAATATCTATTCAATCCAAAAAAACGTTACCTATTCATATGGATGGGGAATACTACCAATCAAACTGTGCTACCATTAACGTCCAAAGGCGAGCGCTCAGCGTTCTGCATGCGCCTTTCATTAATAAATCTTGTTAAATAAAGTAAAGGGTAAGATGAGATGAAAAAGATAATTTTACTTCTTGTTGATTCGTTAATGCCAAGCATACTAGAAGATTGTATGCGACAGAAAACGGTTCCAGCGCTTCAGTTTTTAAAGGATCGGGGAAGATATTGGTCTAATTGTGTTACTGTTTTCCCAACCATGACGGCTTCTGTTGATAGTTCATTATTAACGGGTGTTTATCCTGACGTTCATCGGGTTCCCGGACTTGTCTGGTATAACCCTGAAGAAAAAGCAATCATAAATTACCTTAACGGATGGAAGTGCGTCAGAAAGCTGGGGCTTTCTGCTTGTGCGCAAAACGTTCTTTATAACTTAAATGAAAAACATCTAAGTAAGGAGATTACAACGCTGTTTGAAGAATTGGAATGCAGAGGGAAAACATCAGCCTCCATCAATACGATTATTCATCGAGGAAACAAAAAGCATCGTGTTCAGCTTCCCTTTTTAATGAATCTGGCAACTGGGTTTCGCCTCCATGGCGATATCTCTGGCCCGGATGTATTGACACTGGGGGCTATGGTTCAAACGAATGTAAAACAGAGAATTCCTTCCGTTATACAAGGATGTAGACGCCGATACGGAATTAACGACAAATATGCCGTACATGTAGCAAAACAGCTTATCCAATCTAATTCTCAACCGGACTTTATGCTCGTATATCTTCCGGATAATGACCATGAAATACATATAAAAGGTCCCATTCATGCGGAGGAATCTTTGATCCGAGTAGACCAGCACATACAGGAAATTTTAAACGTTTTCGATTCCTGGGATGATGCATTAAATCAATGTGTGTTTATTGTAACCAGTGATCATGGGCAGACACATATTGGAAAAGAAGAAGAGTTCAATATCGATCTTGATAAGCTGCTGGAATCATTTCGTGTCCTTCAACTGGGAGAGGATGTAAACGATCATGATCTTGTAGTTTGTAATAATGAACGAATGGCTTATATATATCCGTTAAAACCGGATAAGCAACCACAAATTTTGCGACACCTGCTGTCAGAGGCGCGAATGGACCTCATTGCCTGGAAGGAAGATAGAGGTGTTTCGGTGAGAGAGGGAGGATCAGGTAGAGCGGTTTATTTTGAACCAGGCGGATCAAATATAGATATCTACGGGACAACATGGAACATTACCGGAGAATGGGCTACATTGGATGTAAAGTTTAATGAAGGTATTTTACATTACGGGGATTATCCGGACGTGCTTTCCAGGTTATACGGAGCGCTGTATTCTCAAGACATTCCTGTAATTGTTGTTACCGCTCGCCCAAGATATGAATTTAAAAGCCGACTTTATCCCGTTCATTTAAACGGTGGGAGCCACGGTTCTTTGCATAAGTATGATTCAACGATTCCTCTTATTATAACTGGAACAGAACATCGCATAAATGAACCGCCTCGGTTAATCGATTTAAAGTCCTTTATTATCAACATTTTTGAAAACTTTTCAAAATAATAGCTGCCGGTATAGAAGTAATGATTGTATAAGGTATACCAATAATTCCATTAAAAACGACAAATAAAAAAATAAATAATGAACAAAATGTAAAAGTCAACATTACTTATTCTTACGTACAAAAGGGAGGATTAAATGGAGAATCGAGTTTTTTATATTGCCCTGGGAGATTCTCTCACTGCGGGAGTGGGAGCTTCTACACATGCTCGGTCATTTACGGCCAATTTTTTTCAAGCTATAAAACAAACGAAAGAATGTCAGTACATGAATTTTGGCAAATCAGGGCGTAGCAGCGGGGAATTGCTTCAATTTCTTATCGATTCCAAAATACGCGATTTATTAAAGAGAGCAACTCATATTACGATTACAACAGGCGGAATCGATATGATTCGTGCTTATTCGAATAACGTTAACTTTTTGGAATACGTTCGTACAGTTCAAACGTTAAAGCAAAATTTGAGACACATATTATGCAATATAACTGAAACTAATCCAAACACTCAAGTATTCTTAATGGGTCTTTATAATCCTGGTCCTCTGGACCACAAATTATATGAGTTAGCCAATAATTTGATTCGAAGGATAAACAAGTTATATGAAGAAACGGCAAAACAATTTGGTATTCATACCATTGATCCTATGGATTCTTTTTTAAACAAACCACACCTATTGGCAGATGAAGTTCATCCCAATGATTTAGGCTATAGGGTCATAACCGATTTGTTTCTAAATAAACAAAGCCGTTCGACCCATATAAGAGCTGTAGGTCAGAACGGCAAAGGCGTTATGCCATGGGAATTTGAGGAATAATCCGGCCTTCAATACGTTCGAAGATATCATCAAGGTCGTAGCCGGTAATGGTAAGTCCGTGGTTTTTAAGGCCGATGATAGCTCTCGATGGATTGTCCTCTTGCCTTATTAATTCTGCTACTGTCTGAGCCAGTTCAAGCGTGCCGCAGGGATAGTTAATTTCTGTAGCGGTAACTCTTTCCATCCAAGCATGAATATGGACAATTGCACCGATAGAAGGGTGTTCTTTATATACTATCCAATGCTCGATAGCATCTACGGAAGCTCGACGAGGGGTGATAGTAGGAGGTATGCTAAGGAGCATCGTATTTCTTTCCGCATCATACCCTTTAATCAGAAGTATGTCTTCTCCAATCGTTTTTAAATCTGCTTTGTTAACGCCACTGGCGCTCATCCAGAAACTCTCTTTATCATGGCGGCAGCTTACATTTCCATAACTTAATCCGCCGATACCATATAGTTTTTTTACGTGCTGTAAATCGCGGGGGCTCAAATATTCCTCCATAGGAAAAGGGGCTGGCAGTAAATTCATTTTATCCAGTTTTTGACCAGCTATATACATATCTCTTGTTCTCTCATCGCCATTCCATAGTTTGTAAGGGAGGTCTTGGTGGAACTCATTATCGATTACCAACTGGGAAGAAGCTAGTGGTTCTAACCGTTTATAGACAAGCATAAAAAATTCTTGTTCATTTCCCAACTGATATTCAATTTTATAGCATCCTTGTTCAAGCGTGATGAAGTAAACGTTTGTGTTCTCTGTTTCGTGAGAGATATAGATAAGATGATTAGACAGAGAGCGTATGAGGAAAGGATAGGCTGCTTTTAATATGTTTTCGGGCTTCTCATGGGTTTCGAGTATGGAAACAACAAAAGTAGATTGTGCCTTTCGTCGAAACGGGCGAGGTTTTTCATGGCTGATAAAGTTAAATACTAATCGAAAATTCTCGTTTGTTTCCTCACAAAATAGATAACCATTGGCTGAAAAAATGTTTTTTAATCCTTTTGCAAACCACTGAAGAAAATCACTGTGTAAGGGATGATGAATCGTGAATTTGTGCATAAAATTCACACCTTCCTTTGCCTCGTAACGTTTTTTAGTGTTCAAAGACCACTTTCACAACGGCTTCTTGACCTTTATTACTGGCGGTAGCAATCGCTCGTTTATATTGCTCAAGAGGAAAACGATGAGTAATAAGAGGCGATAGATCAATTTTTCCCTTGGCCATCAATTCGATAGCAATGTCATATGTCCTCGTTTTTTTTCCTTCATACTTCTCCGTGCTATAAGCAAAGCTGCCCTTGACCGTTAATTCATTTAACCAAACCGTTGTCCAATCAATCTTATTAAGTATACCTGCCAGTCCAAGTAAAATGACTTTTCCGCCACTTTTAGTAAGGCGAAGTGCATCATGAATGCTGGATTCTTTCCCGACACACTCAAAGGTTATATCAGCCCCTCCTTGTGCAATCGATGAGCCAAAAATGGGAGTAAGCAGTTTTGCGTGAAGAGAAGAAGCTGCTTTAGGAAAATAGCGATTTTTAGATGTAAGACGAATAACTTCATCTGCTCCATAGTGAGAGGCTAATTCAGCCTGGTAATCATGCTTAGCCAATACAATGATGCGACATGAGATACCTAATGCTCGGATAGCTGCTATTATACAGAGGCCGATAACGCCAGCACCAATAATGAATACGGTGTCATGATTTTTCGGAGGGTTACGGAGGACGCTATGTAAAGCGCAGCTAAAGGGTTCCACCATTACCCCGTTTATGTCATTTATTTCAGGGGGGAGCTTGAATACCTGACTTTGATGTGCAACGAGATATGGGCTCCAGCTTCCTCCCGTATCATGACATGTGCCGACCAAAAGTCCAGGAGAAACGTGGCCGTCTGTCATATGCTCACAAAGACTAAAATCTCCGTGTTGACAAGCTGAGCAAGGGCGGGAAATCCCTCTCGTTTCACATGATAAGACTGGGTCAATAACCACGCGGTCTCCGGGAATTACATGTTTCACTTCGCTTCCCACTTCTGTTATTATGCCTACAAGCTCGTGTCCTAGAGTAAAGGGAAAAGAAGTGAATGGAGAGAGTGCCGGACTGTCACGAAGAAAAATAAGGTTGATGTCACTGCCACAAATCCCGCCGTATTTTACCTTAATTTTTACCCATTCATTGTTGGGAAGTGCTGGCTCAGGTATATCACCATAATGAAGACAGGATAGCTGGGAGTTCCAGTGAAGAGAAGGAAGAAACTTACCGACTGTCTTACAGAGAACGTATCGTAGAAAGCTATAATTAAACTGTACGGCTTTCAAGCACAACCACCTGCTTTATTAAGGTTTACATTTTCATTGTGTCAATCTAACTTTATGTATTGAATATATGGTTTATGCGGATTTGTCCTTAATCAATTAATTAAGGGATATTTTGAACAATAGGAGGGCATTCTAATTTATAGGCATTATTTATAGTTAATTATCAAAGGATGATATGCACTGAAGTAGAGAGGTGTATGAATGAGTAAAAAAATTCTTATCTTATCAGAGGAGATTGGCGCTGGTCACACGAAAGCTGCTGAAGGATTGATGCAAGGCATTCTTTATTTGGCTCCTTCAATGCATATAAAAATTGTAGAAGTGGGGAAAAAGCTTCATCCATTAACAACGATGCTTTTATTTCAAATTTATCTCAAAATGATATTTGTTTTTCCTTTTTTATGGAGAAAGATGTATCGATATAAGCAAAACGTGCCATTGTCACTGCGGAGGAAATTTATTATTTACCACCTTTTTCATAGACGAATTAAAATGTTAGTTGAACTGGAATGCCCAGACCTTGTCGTCTGTACTCATCCATTTATTTGTTCATCCATCTCACGATTAAAACGAAGGGGCTATACATGGATTCTCTGTACAGTGATTACAGATTTTCACGTTCATGGAAACTGGGTTCACCCTGAAGTAGATGTATATTTAGTATCGAGTAAGAAAGTGCAAGAACAACTATTACAAATGGGAATTCCGGAATGCCGAATTATAATTACAGGGTTGCCAATCCGTGAACGCTTTTGGATCAAGCATGAAAAACAGGATATACGTCAAAAATTACAATTGAAAAATATTCCTACCGTATTAATTATAGGGGGAGGTTTAGGGTTAGGCGGAATTAGAGAAGTTGCTCATTCTCTTTTAAAGTGGAAGGAAGAGGCGCAAGTTATTATATGTATAGGAAGTAACAAAATATTAAAAAAACGTTTAATACGAGACAAGCGATTTAATCATCCAAACATTCGCATTTTAGATTTTGTCGAAAATATTGATGAGTGGATGGATGCTTCTGATTTGTTAATTACAAAGCCAGGTGGACTTACTTGCTTTGAAGCATTATTTAAAGGCATCCCTTTGCTTTTATATCGTCCTATCCCTGGCCATGAAGAAAGTAATTCCGATTGTTTGATTGAGCATTGCTTAGCTATAAAAGCGAATAATCAACGGGAAGTAAATGATTGGATGAAAAAATTGCTCTTTTCCCCTGAAGGTATGAAAACTTTACAGCAGCAGGTCGAGCAATTTAGGCAAACAATCAATCCGCTTGCAAGTGCTGAATTTATTGTTAAGCAACTGATGTTATAAATACAATGCAAGTTCATTTTTGCAGTTCATATCATTTACCTTCATTTGTTAAGCTTTTAATTTGATTCATTATCATTTGTGCAACTGTAAAATAATTTGTGATAGTGTAATCAGATAAAAAAATCGGTTTTCCAATAATAACCTTTATTGTTCTTAAGCGTCCTTTCTTTGCAAGTACAAAAGCGATGGGAAGAACAGGAGCGCCTGTTTTCATTGCAAAAAAAGCGACTCCTTTTTTCGGTTGAACAGTTTGTCTGTTTTTACAGCGCGTGCCTTCTGGAAATATAGCAAAAGCGTTGCCACTTCTTATAACCCGTAAAGAGTGACGAACAGGCTTAATTACAATTCCGCTATATCGATCAACAGGGATAGCGTATAGCTGAGAGAAAAGCCAGTGGGAGAAACGGTTTGAAAATAGTTCTTTCTTTGCTAAGAAATGAATTTTTCTTTTTATCACACTGGCAAGAACGATAGGATCATAGGCACTTATGTGATTGGCTGCAATAATTACAGGCCCATCTTTCGGCACATGTTCTATGCCCGTAATTTCAATTCGAAAAAGAAAATGAAGAAACGGTTTTGCAATAAATCTTAAACATGTATAAATCATGTATTTCCACCTTTTTGAAAGCTATACTGCTTTTTCTTTAATGTCGCATAGGGATATGGCAAGACATAAATTTCTTACTTTGTTTTTGCTTTTTCAAATATAGAAATGACTTTAAAAAAAACTTTGCAGAGGAATGAAAGTGCAAGAATTATCATCACGCTGATTTTTGAAGACGCTATATCAGGTAAGAGGTTATCACGTAACTTTACGAAGAAACTACGCATGATTATTCACATCCAAAAATTAATAAATTGCTGTGTTTTTGTATCTCTCTAAATTATGTATATAGCCCTGTTGAAGTAAGGAGTAATATTAGCTATAAAAAGTAATATTTATATAGAATAAATATTTCTGCTGATTTTTATATTTCAAGTCTTTACCTATTACCAATTCTACAAACGTTGTAACAAAAAAAGATTTCATTATTATTTACTTTTTTCACAAGCTTAGTCACCTTTATTTGTTCCTAAAAGCTTTCCTAATTGCTGATTAAGTTCAGATAACTTCTTCGGTCTCCTTTCTTACTTTCCCTGTTATGGTCGAGGGAGTACTCTAGTGGGGCAAGCCGTTGGCAAGAAGGAATTATGAAGACCTGCCTTTAACCTGCGTACTTGACATGAAGCCTCTACGGGCGTGATGTATGCATGAAAAGCTGATCTCATTCGGAAGGGTAGTTTATCATGCCCGTTGCTTCATATAAAGCTCTTTGGGTTAGTAGAAAAATCAAGGCTTGACGACCTCGTTCATATCAGCTTGATAGGCATGGAGAAAGTTGACTTTCGTATAATTTATGGGTAATACGAAAACCTATACGATATGGAAAACAAATTGAAAAACGGGGAGATTTATAGCCATGCTAATTTTCCAAAACTGACGGACACCGAGTTTCACGATCAAATCATAAAGGCGGATAAGTTAATCAGCCAATTTGCAGGATATACCCCAAATATTGTTAGGCCTCCTTATGGTAAGGTTAACGAAGGACAAATTCAATGGTTAGCGAGTCAACACAAAAAATTGTGAACTGAAATGTGGATTCCTTGGATTGGAAAGGATTAAGTGCTGAACAGGTAACGATTCCTGAATTATTGGACTTACCCGTAGGTAAATAATCATTAGGTTAAGCATAATCAGATGCTGAGAAAATTAGCGTAAATTTTTAATTAGGAAGGACTTACACCGGGTGATACATAAGTATGTTTCCATCTTGTTGCTGTTTAGTTTATCCATTTCCACTTACCCGACCATTTCCTTATCTAAAAACGAGAACAATTCTAATCAGCAGGCATTGCAAGCATTTTTAACCTTTGAAAAACAGATCTACGATTTGCTCGACACTGCTATGGGATCATTAAATGAACTGGGCGAAAAACCAGGTATGAAAAACTTATATAAAAATGTCTGGTCGGCAAAGCAAAAATTTTTCGATACCTCCTTAGCATTCACCAAACTAAAGATACCTCCTACGTTACCAGACGATATAAAGGCATCGTTAAAAGACATCAAGGATAGCTTCTCTACAGGGTTTGATGCATTAGGGGCAAGCATGGGCTATTTTCTACAATATATAGATAATGGAAATCCTATACTGTTTGATAGGTTCGTTGAAAAACGTGAGGAAGGAGTGGCCTTCATTGATGGTGGGCTAACATCGTTAGCCTCGGTAAAAATGCAGTTAAGTTCTATAGAATTTAAACTGAAACCTAATACGTGGATAGTAGGAAAGAGATATCTTAATGAATTACAAAACATTACTCCTTCCGGAAACCGGTCAATTCAGAGCCAAAGCGAAGGAAATTAAAGCGAAAAAAAGTCTAATTGAAGTTCTGGTGCATCGCAATTAAGCTAAATTTTTTCAGTAGATCCAAAACGATAAACCCTACAGTTATGTCTGCTTTCTTGGCTCTGAATGAATATATACTTGACCCCTTAGGTACCGTACTCTAACCGGATTTTCACACCTGCAGTGTCGCTACTAAAGTCATCTGGAAGCTAAAAGGTTGTCGAATTCAATACGCGAATGCGCTGAAAACAAGAATATGGGATGTTTTAAATTATAAGACACGAGTGAACGTAATAAAAATTATGAAGAAGGAAATCACCAGAATTGAATCCGATTGAAAAAGTATGGGCGTGAATAGGGTGTGCATAGTGTTAAAACATTAGCTCAGTTCTATATAAGTAATAAATTACACTTGATATTTTGACAGGGTAGCGTGGTTGGAAGTAGGCGATTCAGAAAAAGAAGAGGGTGGATGCGCCCTGCGCTCCAGCAGAAGAAAGACAAATGTGTCTTTTTCCGACCGCTCCCGCACGCCGCCCTTCCTTCTTTTCTATCCATCTATGGATAATCAACACCCTTGATAATTTATAATAAAGTTTGGATAAAAACGGCTTGTGATTATCAAATTAATCAACAAGCCGTTTTTTATTTACCAATTAATGTACTCTAAAATTAAAATCTATAGAAGGTTTTCACAAGAAAGCTCTAAATATCATCAAGTAAATCTCTATAGTACTGTCTTAATTTTTCTTTTAAAATGATAGGCTCTATTATTTTTATGGATCTTCCAAAGCCAGCAAGATATTTAATGATGAAATCAACTTCGTTTGGCTCATACCAACCAATAATATATGTATTTTCTGTCTCATGGATTAACTTCATTGAGGGGTAATGTTCCTGTTGAAATTGCTCTACCCCTGCTGGACTAATTAGACATTTAAATTGAACTGCTTGTTCAGATGGTTTCCAAATTGAATGAGCATTTTGTATGGTAATTTCATTTAACTCCTCTAATGGCTGGATATTCGTTAATTCAGCTGATGTTATACGATCACAACGGAAAACACGGTAAGCCTTTTTATGCATATCATAAGCCTGACAATACCAATAGCCTTTCATTGAGTAAATAGAGATTGGTTGAATATTACGAGTGCTCTTTTGGTGAGCTTTTTGATAATCTATTTTTAATATTATATTTTTAACAGATGCCATTAATAAAATTTCTAAATGTGTACTATCTCTGATTTGCTCTGTATGTCGAAAGGATACTCGATTTTGCATTCTTTCTATATCTTGTCTTTGGCTTTCCGATAATTCGTTTATAAATTTTTCATGTATCGAACGAAAAGATACTTGAAAAGGTAAATTTGAAAAACTTCGAAGTGCTTGCATTGCAAAATAAAGCGCATAAATTTCTTGACTGTTAAAAGAAATGGGGGGGAGTGGCATTTGATTAAGTAAACGATATCCCCCATAGCGGCCATATTCTGCATAAATTGGCGCACCCATTTCCTCTAATGAAGCTATGTCTCTTAATGCCGTTCTTTTTGAAATTTGAAACTCATGCATTAAATCTTGAAGTGTAAAATGTTGTTTTTGATTGATGAAGCGTAGCATTTGATTGATACGTTCTGATTTTTTCATAAAAATACCTCTTAATGGTGCCTTAATTTGTCACCTTTATTGACTATACTTGAAAGTGTAATCAATACTAATGAAGGAGGCAACAAAATGAATTTTGAAGTCATCCCGTTTTTATCTTTGAATGGGAATGCTGCGGCAGCAATTACATTTTATGAAAAATATTTAGGTGCTAAAGTTCTCTTTAAGAAAAATTATAAAGAAATGAAGGAAATGAATTCTAATTTTAGTTATGAAGAGGGCCAAGATGAATATATTACACATTCTGTTTTGGAAATAGGCGCTAATAAACTAATGATTGCGGAGGAAGAAATGGACACTTCGCAACCTTGGCAATTAGGTAATAGCTCTTCATTGTGTATTCAATCTAAAGATAAAAGTGTGATTCATAATCTTTATGAATCTCTTGTTCAACATGAGAAGGTTACTGTTTTAATGCCATTTGCAGAAAATGCATTTAGTCCCGGATATGCGATTATACGAGATCCGTTTGGAATCGTTATCCAGCTTTGTGTAACTGTACATGATTTTTAAATGGTTTGAGCTAATATTACATTTATTTTAGCTAAGAAACGTGTTTTTTATAGTTGAATAAGCTACAATGAAAATGGTCAAACTTTTTTATAAAACACTACGGCACGAAATATTTTTAGGGCCTATTTTGATCAATCTGTTTTTTTAAAAGCAGGAGTATTCCGAATGACTCTGTATGGAAAAGCAAACTTAAATATGTAAATTAAACCTCGTTGATATTCAACGAGGTTTTTGCTTTTATTAGAGGCTGTGGTGATGGACTAGAGCAGGAACCCTGTCACTACTCCTATAGGCGATTATCCAAACTTGATAATAATTGAATTTTGTTCAGCGAAAGGGAGGTTAGTTAAATAATGAACATCAGAAAAAACCTTCTTGTTTTAAGAGAGGTCACGCAATATGCATAAGATTTTGTATTTCTTGAATTAGCCAAGATACTGTTTTAGTATTTCTAACCCCATTTTCAACTCATCTAATGAGTTTGTAGAAGAAAGTGCAATACGCAAATACTTATTAGGTGTGGTCTGCCCGCTGAGAAAACGATCAGAATGAAAAACTCGAATACCGCGCATCTTCAAATCTGTTTCCAACTGTACGGCATCATGATGCTCTTGAATAGAAAGCCAACGATAAAAACTAAGAGGATGTCCAACAGGCTTACTGACAGGAAAATATTCTGTATAAATATCATTTGCAGACTGTGCAAGCTGTTTCTTTTGGGAAACAATTTCATGAGCCCTGCCTGATAAAATAAGCTCCGTGATAACCTCTGCATCTAAAGAGGACGTTT
Protein-coding sequences here:
- a CDS encoding lysophospholipid acyltransferase family protein, which translates into the protein MIYTCLRFIAKPFLHFLFRIEITGIEHVPKDGPVIIAANHISAYDPIVLASVIKRKIHFLAKKELFSNRFSHWLFSQLYAIPVDRYSGIVIKPVRHSLRVIRSGNAFAIFPEGTRCKNRQTVQPKKGVAFFAMKTGAPVLPIAFVLAKKGRLRTIKVIIGKPIFLSDYTITNYFTVAQMIMNQIKSLTNEGK
- a CDS encoding VOC family protein, which encodes MNFEVIPFLSLNGNAAAAITFYEKYLGAKVLFKKNYKEMKEMNSNFSYEEGQDEYITHSVLEIGANKLMIAEEEMDTSQPWQLGNSSSLCIQSKDKSVIHNLYESLVQHEKVTVLMPFAENAFSPGYAIIRDPFGIVIQLCVTVHDF
- a CDS encoding MGDG synthase family glycosyltransferase; translation: MSKKILILSEEIGAGHTKAAEGLMQGILYLAPSMHIKIVEVGKKLHPLTTMLLFQIYLKMIFVFPFLWRKMYRYKQNVPLSLRRKFIIYHLFHRRIKMLVELECPDLVVCTHPFICSSISRLKRRGYTWILCTVITDFHVHGNWVHPEVDVYLVSSKKVQEQLLQMGIPECRIIITGLPIRERFWIKHEKQDIRQKLQLKNIPTVLIIGGGLGLGGIREVAHSLLKWKEEAQVIICIGSNKILKKRLIRDKRFNHPNIRILDFVENIDEWMDASDLLITKPGGLTCFEALFKGIPLLLYRPIPGHEESNSDCLIEHCLAIKANNQREVNDWMKKLLFSPEGMKTLQQQVEQFRQTINPLASAEFIVKQLML
- a CDS encoding polysaccharide deacetylase family protein; this translates as MENKLKNGEIYSHANFPKLTDTEFHDQIIKADKLISQFAGYTPNIVRPPYGKVNEGQIQWLASQHKKL
- a CDS encoding helix-turn-helix transcriptional regulator, with the protein product MKKSERINQMLRFINQKQHFTLQDLMHEFQISKRTALRDIASLEEMGAPIYAEYGRYGGYRLLNQMPLPPISFNSQEIYALYFAMQALRSFSNLPFQVSFRSIHEKFINELSESQRQDIERMQNRVSFRHTEQIRDSTHLEILLMASVKNIILKIDYQKAHQKSTRNIQPISIYSMKGYWYCQAYDMHKKAYRVFRCDRITSAELTNIQPLEELNEITIQNAHSIWKPSEQAVQFKCLISPAGVEQFQQEHYPSMKLIHETENTYIIGWYEPNEVDFIIKYLAGFGRSIKIIEPIILKEKLRQYYRDLLDDI